GAAAGTGCGCGAGGTCACGGACATTTCGAAAAAAAACAATATGGTCGTGAATGAATTATACGAGCTTATCACCAGGTTCAAGCTGCGCGAATACGCCCCGGAAGAGACGAGAATCACCATCGCCGCCCAAATAGGGAATGAAAACAGGTAAAAGACCGTCGATCCACGTCGCCCGCCATCACTATCCCGTAGAACATCGAGAAACGAAAGAGGGCCTTTATCGGTAACTCAATCCGAATCCATACGGAAAAAGCGGGTCGGTCCCGGTATCTCCTTCATTAATCGGAATCTGGTCCATGGATCGGGGCCAGGTATGGGAGAGCTTACCCGTGGGATTATAATCCCCGAAGATCACGTCAGCGACACCCTGCCCCTCGGTACCCGGGAGCCAGGCGGCGATGAAAGCGTCCCAGGATTCAAGGGACGGTGTAATGATCATCGGTCTGCCGGAAATCAATACAACGACAACGGGAATTCCGGCGCCTTTCGTGGCGCGAATGGCTTTGATGTCCGCATCGGCTATACCGAGATCGCTGCGGTCACCCTTGAACTCCGCGTACGGCTCCTCGCCAATCACGATGATTCCCACATCGGCGCCCTCCGCGCCATTTCCGTTTTTTGAATAGGTCACCTTTGTTCCCGACGATACCGTATCCCTGACTGCCTGAAGAATCGTCGTCCCTTTCGTTATATTCCCCCCTCTTCCCTGCCACCCCATGGTCCAGCCCCCGCACTGAGCGCCGAGATCGTCCGCGTTCCGGCCCGCGACATGGATATGCCGGAGGTTCTTTTTCAACGGCAAAACTTCGCTCGAGTTTTTGAGAAGGACGAGCGATTGGCGGACACATTCCCGGGCAATCTCCCGGTGTGACGCCGAACCGACGGACTCGAGGAGTTCCCTCTTTGTGAGGGGATGTTCGAAAAGTCCGAGTTCAAACTTTACCCTGAGAATACGTTCGACCGCGTCATCGATTCGTGACAGTTCGACCGCCCCTTTTTCGACTGAGTTTTTCAGCGTGGAAATAAACCGCCTGTAATCGTCGGGCACCATAATCATGTCGAGTCCCGCGTTAACCGCGGTAGTCACATTATCATAATACGAACCGGGAAGCTGTTCGATCGCCTTCCAGTCGGAGACGAGTATACCGGAAAAACCGATTTCCTCTTTCAGCACATCGGTGAGCAGGTATGTGTGGCCGTGCAGCTTCTCGCCGTTCCAGCTCGAAAAGGATACCATGATCGAACCGACACCCCCCTCCACCGCCTTTATGTAGCCGGGAAGATGAATCTTTCTGAGGGCCGCCTCGTCACAAACCGTATCCCCCTGATCTTTTCCGTTCTCCGTCCCGCCGTCGCCGCAATAATGTTTCGCGCACGCGAGGATGGTTTCGTGCCTGAGGAGGGAATCGCCCTGATAACCGGCCACCGCGGCGGCGCCCATGATTTCCGCGAGTTCGCTTGTTTCGCCGAATCCCTCATAGGTTCTTCCCCACCGTTCGTCCCGAGGGACGGCGATACAGGGAGAAAAGGTCCAGTCGATACCGGTGGCTGCCACTTCTTCCGCGGTAATCCGGGCGGCCTCTTCGACCAGTCCGGGATTCCTCATGCACCCCATCCCTATATTATGGGGAAATACTACCGCGCCCCATACCTTTGCGTTTCCGTGAATGGCATCGATGCCGTATATAATCGGAATATTGAGCCTCGATTCGAGCGCCATCTGCTGATACCTGTCATACATGTCCGCCCAGGCTTCGGGGTCGGTTGTTTTCGGCTGCGAACCGCCCCCGCTCAAGAGCGAACCCAGACAATAACCGGCGATATCTTTCTCCGATACAAGATAATCCTTGTCGATCTGGGTCATCTGCCCGATTTTTTCTTCCAGGGTCATTCTGGAAAGAAGATCTTCGATACGTTCGGAAACCGGATTACCGGGATTTCTGTAGGGCGCATCGGGAGGGGGAACGGCACGTTCGATTGTCTGTTCTTTATACCCGGCACATGATGAAAAAAGGAAAAAACACAGGATAAAGGAAGTAAAAATGAAGCTAAGTACTTTTCGCATTACCGGCCGCCTCATTTTCCCCAGCCGTCACGGAATTCGATTGCATCTTTCAGATCGTCGTTCTCCGTTTTATCCCGCTTCTTGATCGCTTCGAGTTCCCTGATCGCCGTATCGATCAAGAATCGGGCTTCTTCCCTGTCCGTCATGTTTTTAAGCGAGCGGGTTCCCTCAAAATAGAAGTTTTTCTTCAATACATCCGATTCCTTTTCATAGTTATTTTTCTTTTTTTCCCGGTTTTTATTCCGTTTGTCCGCACTCCAGTTTCTCTTGTATAAATGCTTCGCACATTTTATATAAAAACTCTGCTTTTTTTTCTTCTCCCTTCCCTCTGCAAGATCCTTCTCATGAAGAAAGACAGCCTTTCTTCCAAGCGATACGGCGTAGTCGGGATTTCCAAAAGAAATCGGCCAGCCCGGCAGTTCGTCATAGAGTTCTCCGAGTACGAAAAAGGAATCGGCGTGTTCGTCATCGATGGATATCGCCTTGACAAGGAGTTTTTTCATGGGATCCGCCTTGAAAAGGGAATCCATAATGCCCTTCACCTGTCCCCATCTGCCTATATTTGCCGACTTCCAGTAATAGGCGAAGTGGCTGTTCGGATCAGCTTCGATCGCTTTTTCCGCGTATTCTTCTCCCTTCTCGAAAAAGGCAAGAATATCCTTTTTATCTTCGCCCCTGTCTTCGGCGGCATCGCCAAGATAGAGAATGGCGCGCGAAAGCCGCCAGAAAATCTCCGCCTTTTCTTTATTCGTCGCCGCCTTGCCGATAACCATCGAAAGCAGATCGTATTCCTCCTGGTAGCGAAAAGAATCATGAAGCGCATCCCCCTCTTCAATTTCCTTCTGAACAGCGCCGCACACGGCTGAAGCCGCCAGTATCAGTATTAATCCCGATAAAACACTGAATTTCATGTAATACCTCCTTCTCAATCTTTGATATTCCCGTTAGCTGAAGTAAAATAAACAGGAAACAAGGCCGGATCATCCGGATAGAACAAAACGGGACAGTCTGAGAAAATATATTCCGTTCACCCCGGTCATATCGGCCGGCTTTCAATCAGCGAAAACCTTTATATTTTTTAATTATATGATTTTTGGACCCGCAAGCAAGGGTTTCAATGAAAAGTGAAAAAAAAGGGGCGCCCGGAAAGCCGTTTTTCAGAAAAAAGGATCTCGTTTCGGCAGATATCACTGCCCCGAAGGCAGATATCACTGCCCCGCGGGCAGACATCACTGCCCGCGATCACCATAGACCGGATCTATTCCGATACCATTCGACTTTCCGGACACCACGGCCTGTCGTCCGGTTATTATTTCCCGATCGAGTAAAAGGTATCCTTTCCCGCATAGGTCGAATACCCCTCGAGCATATCTTCGATTCTCATCAACTGGTTGTATTTGGCGATTCTGTCCGACCTCGACATCGATCCTGTCTTGATCTGGCCCGTTTCAAGGGCCACGACAAGATCAGCGATAAAGGAATCTTCGGTTTCGCCGCTTCTGTGGGAGACTACGGCGGTGTAGCCGGCTTTCTTGGCCATTTCAACCGCTTCAAAGGTTTCCGTCAACGTGCCGATCTGATTCACCTTGATAAGAATCGAGTTCGCGATACCCTTCTCGATACCGGTTTTAAGCCGCTTCGTATTGGTCACGAAAATGTCGTCACCGACAAGCTGGATCTTTTTCCCGAGTATATCCGTCATATATTTCCAGCCTTCCCAGTCGTCTTCCGCCATCCCGTCTTCTATCGAAATGATGGGATATTTGTCGACCCAGGATGCCCAGTAATCGGCCATTTCCTGTGAAGAGAGTTCCCGTTTATCGGATTTCTTGAACACATATTTTTTCTTGCCCTTGTCGTAGAACTCGCTTGCCGCCGGATCGAGCGCGATGAAAACATTCTCCCCCGCCTTGTATCCCGCCTTGCCGATACTTTCAAGAATCACGTCGATTGCTTCATCGTTCGACTTGAGATTCGGCGCAAAACCGCCCTCGTCACCGACAGAGGTATTGTATCCCTTGCCTTTGAGTACCGCCTTGAGATTATGAAAAATCTCGGAGATGGTTCGAACGGCTTCCCGGATCGACGTTGCACCCACCGGCATCACCATGAACTCCTGGAAATCCACGGAATTATCGGCATGCGCGCCCCCGTTGATGATATTTGCCATGGGTACGGGTAAAAGAGATGCGTGATACGAGCCGAGATATTTGAAAAGGGGCAGTTCGAGATAATTCGCCGCGGCCCGCGCAACGGCCAACGAAACGCCGAGGATCGCGTTGGCCCCGAGTTTGCTCTTGTTCTCCGTTCCGTCGAGCGCGATCATCGTTCTGTCCACCTGTACCTGGTCCAGGGCGTCGAGTCCGCATATCTCCTCCGCGATGATTTCATTCACATTATTGACCGCTTTTGTCACTCCTTTTCCCATAAACCTTCCCTTGTCGCCGTCCCTCAATTCGACCGCCTCGTGTTCACCGGTCGATGCTCCTGACGGTACCGCGGCGCTTCCGTAAGACCCGTCCTCGAGTTCGACCTCGACCTCGACGGTCGGGTTTCCCCTTGAATCCAGAATCTCACGCGCGACAATGACATCGATCATACTCATACTGATATCCCTCCTTTTTTATTTTCTGTGATGCTGCATTTTATCTTAAAATACTCACTCGATATTAAAGAAAGTTGCCGTTAAGATCAAGCCTATAGCGTTATTTTTCGCCCGATACTATGACCTCTCCGGATTCACCTTCCACCCTCTTGCGGAGAATGATCCGCATCGCTTCGCAGAATCCCAAAGCCGATTCGTGTTCGGTTATATATGCGGGCAGGTAGTGCAAATCCGGCAAAAACCGGGAGATATTGGCGACACCGATCGATGTCCGTATCTCTTTGAAAAGGGGCTCGTCATTCGGCGAATCCCCCGTATAGGCGATTGTTTCCCTGAGGCCTTCAATAGAGTCCCCTTCGGTATCCTGCAAAAAGCGTTTCACACAAGCCACCTTGTCGAATAAGCCGTACCAGCAATTGATATGGATACTCGAAATCTTGTACGCCGCCCCTTCTTCAGAAATCACGGAACAGATACCCTCGATTTCGTTTTTTGTGAGGGGGGGCACCACATCCTCGCAAAAATCGATTGCCAGATCCGTCAAACGGTATTCCTGGTCGGCAGCTATCCGCGCCCGCGGAATTTCCCGCAATACACGGGAGCGTATGGCCTCGAGTTTTTCCCGTCCGGAAAGCCGTTCCTCTTCAGAAAGAAGATATACCCGCTTCATCTTTTTCTTCTTTCTGTCATAGGTAAAGTAGAAGGCCCCGTTTTCCCCGATAATCCCTTTCACGGGCCACATCCTCGCGATATGGTCGCACCACCCGGCGGGCCGTCCCGTGACCGGAACGACCCCGATCCCCGCCTCGTGCAGCACCCAGAGCATGCCGTAGGAGGCGGGGACGAGCAAACCGCGGTCGGTGATCGTATCGTCGATATCGGTAAAGAGATACCCGATATTCCTGCAAACGGAAGGTGGAATCGATTGTATTGGTTGGGGTACGCCGTTTTTCATGCTTCGATTGAGGCATGATACATCGACGGTGAAAATAATGCAACAGGAACATCGGTCGATCTCCGGTTTGTTCCAAATAAGGGCACCTCTAAAAACCTGCTGTGCAGGTTTTTAGAATCGTCCATAAATATTTTACTCGCATTTTTCAGTATTTTGTATATAATATACAATAGTATAATGGATAAGTATCTGGATATTCGAACATTATCGATCATCACGGGAATCGTGGCGGTCAGCCTTTCGGTAACCATGTTCTATCTTGTCATCATGCGAAAGGTGTATCCGGGGTTCGTCGAATGGACAATCGGTTCCTTTCTCAACAGCGCGGGGATGATTCTCCTGAGTATGCGCCACATTCTCCCCGATATCGTCACGGTTATCGTCGCGAACCTCTGCATCGCTTCATTTTTCCTTTTTGCTTCAAAAGGACTTCTCCGTTTTTCAATGAAGACACAGCGCCGATGGCTGGATGCGGCCATTCTCATTTTCATTACGGGAACGTTCTGGATCTATACATTCAACTCCCCGAATGTTACCATGAGGATCATCATTATCTCTCTGGCCATCTTTTTGGTCTGCCTGCGAAGCATTTACATAATTATATCGAAACTGCCGGCCGTTCTTCCAGGCAAACATTATTATCTTATTGTATCTTTCGGACTCATCGGGGGCTGGCACATCATACGGGCCGTTCTCACCCTCCTTATAGAAGGACAGATCACGGATTTCATGCAAGCCGGTTTTATTCAGCAACTCAGTTTTATCCTGATGATTTCAAGCATGATTTTCATTATCGTGTTTCTTATCATTACGAACTCACACCGGCTTGAAAGCGATTTATTGAACGCGCACGAGAAAATCAAGATATTGACCGGTCTTCTCCCCATTTGTTCATCCTGTAAAAAAATAAGGGATGAAAGCGGTGCGTGGAAACCGTTCGAAAACTACATATGCAGTCATTCCGAGGCCGACTTTACCCACAGCATCTGTCCCGAATGCAGGAAAAAACTCTATCCCGATATCGACGGGGATGAATGACGCAACCTCACGTTTCGGCAATCATCCGGCCCCTCCTTCCGTCATGAACAACCATCCGGGATAAAGCGGTACGGGCGAACAAACGATTCGATCGCA
This window of the Spirochaetales bacterium genome carries:
- a CDS encoding glycoside hydrolase family 3 C-terminal domain-containing protein, yielding MRKVLSFIFTSFILCFFLFSSCAGYKEQTIERAVPPPDAPYRNPGNPVSERIEDLLSRMTLEEKIGQMTQIDKDYLVSEKDIAGYCLGSLLSGGGSQPKTTDPEAWADMYDRYQQMALESRLNIPIIYGIDAIHGNAKVWGAVVFPHNIGMGCMRNPGLVEEAARITAEEVAATGIDWTFSPCIAVPRDERWGRTYEGFGETSELAEIMGAAAVAGYQGDSLLRHETILACAKHYCGDGGTENGKDQGDTVCDEAALRKIHLPGYIKAVEGGVGSIMVSFSSWNGEKLHGHTYLLTDVLKEEIGFSGILVSDWKAIEQLPGSYYDNVTTAVNAGLDMIMVPDDYRRFISTLKNSVEKGAVELSRIDDAVERILRVKFELGLFEHPLTKRELLESVGSASHREIARECVRQSLVLLKNSSEVLPLKKNLRHIHVAGRNADDLGAQCGGWTMGWQGRGGNITKGTTILQAVRDTVSSGTKVTYSKNGNGAEGADVGIIVIGEEPYAEFKGDRSDLGIADADIKAIRATKGAGIPVVVVLISGRPMIITPSLESWDAFIAAWLPGTEGQGVADVIFGDYNPTGKLSHTWPRSMDQIPINEGDTGTDPLFPYGFGLSYR
- a CDS encoding HAD-IIB family hydrolase gives rise to the protein MKNGVPQPIQSIPPSVCRNIGYLFTDIDDTITDRGLLVPASYGMLWVLHEAGIGVVPVTGRPAGWCDHIARMWPVKGIIGENGAFYFTYDRKKKKMKRVYLLSEEERLSGREKLEAIRSRVLREIPRARIAADQEYRLTDLAIDFCEDVVPPLTKNEIEGICSVISEEGAAYKISSIHINCWYGLFDKVACVKRFLQDTEGDSIEGLRETIAYTGDSPNDEPLFKEIRTSIGVANISRFLPDLHYLPAYITEHESALGFCEAMRIILRKRVEGESGEVIVSGEK
- the eno gene encoding phosphopyruvate hydratase; amino-acid sequence: MSMIDVIVAREILDSRGNPTVEVEVELEDGSYGSAAVPSGASTGEHEAVELRDGDKGRFMGKGVTKAVNNVNEIIAEEICGLDALDQVQVDRTMIALDGTENKSKLGANAILGVSLAVARAAANYLELPLFKYLGSYHASLLPVPMANIINGGAHADNSVDFQEFMVMPVGATSIREAVRTISEIFHNLKAVLKGKGYNTSVGDEGGFAPNLKSNDEAIDVILESIGKAGYKAGENVFIALDPAASEFYDKGKKKYVFKKSDKRELSSQEMADYWASWVDKYPIISIEDGMAEDDWEGWKYMTDILGKKIQLVGDDIFVTNTKRLKTGIEKGIANSILIKVNQIGTLTETFEAVEMAKKAGYTAVVSHRSGETEDSFIADLVVALETGQIKTGSMSRSDRIAKYNQLMRIEDMLEGYSTYAGKDTFYSIGK